From the Acidilutibacter cellobiosedens genome, one window contains:
- the yyaC gene encoding spore protease YyaC — MNFILDSQEINSNSPYAIRDFSNIILKYLSEKYSHNYKELLFVCIGTDRATGDSLGPLVGHKLTPILSKYKNIHILGTLNEPIHAKNLESKIEFIKNNFENPFLIAIDASLGRFDKIGMINIKKGSLKPGLGVNKKLPNIGDISITGVVNIGGIMEYVVLQNTRLSLVMTMADIITRSIHLAVYKHFIEDNSVNRAIQIKQNDQFFKN, encoded by the coding sequence ATGAATTTCATATTAGATTCTCAGGAAATAAATTCAAACTCTCCTTATGCAATACGAGATTTTAGTAATATCATATTAAAATATTTATCCGAAAAATATAGTCATAACTACAAGGAACTGTTATTTGTCTGTATTGGTACAGACAGAGCTACAGGAGATTCTTTAGGACCTTTGGTAGGCCATAAGCTGACGCCTATATTATCAAAGTATAAGAATATTCATATTTTAGGAACTTTAAACGAGCCTATCCATGCAAAAAATCTCGAATCTAAAATTGAATTTATTAAAAATAACTTTGAAAATCCTTTCTTAATAGCAATCGATGCATCTCTTGGAAGATTTGATAAAATAGGAATGATAAATATTAAAAAGGGGTCCCTCAAGCCTGGTCTGGGAGTCAATAAAAAGCTTCCAAACATAGGGGATATCAGTATTACCGGAGTTGTAAATATCGGTGGAATTATGGAATACGTAGTACTCCAAAATACCAGATTAAGCTTAGTAATGACTATGGCGGATATTATCACCAGAAGTATCCACCTCGCAGTCTATAAGCATTTTATAGAAGACAATTCTGTAAACAGAGCTATTCAAATCAAACAAAATGACCAATTTTTTAAAAATTAG
- a CDS encoding response regulator: protein MSRKILVVDDEKSIADILKFNLEKEGFLVETAYDGEEAVDKAYKRGPDLIVLDIMLPKKDGFQVLKEIRKDLKTPVLMLTAKEEEVDKVLGLELGADDYITKPFSMREFIARVKANLRRVDFSSSEGNGGEIIVSGDLYIDLNKYEVQKNGKVLDLTLREFELLKFLAQRSEQVFSREQLLQEVWGYEYYGDIRTVDVTVRRLREKIEDGNGDYKYILTKRGIGYYFRRG from the coding sequence ATGAGTAGAAAGATATTGGTAGTTGATGATGAAAAAAGTATTGCGGATATTTTAAAATTTAATTTAGAGAAAGAAGGATTTTTGGTAGAAACAGCCTATGATGGAGAAGAGGCAGTAGATAAAGCATATAAACGTGGCCCTGATTTGATAGTATTAGATATTATGCTTCCAAAGAAGGACGGATTTCAGGTATTGAAGGAAATAAGGAAGGATTTAAAAACACCTGTTCTTATGCTTACCGCTAAAGAAGAAGAAGTGGACAAGGTATTGGGCCTCGAATTGGGGGCAGACGATTATATTACAAAGCCATTTAGTATGAGAGAATTTATAGCTAGGGTTAAAGCAAATCTAAGAAGAGTTGATTTTTCAAGTAGCGAAGGAAACGGGGGAGAAATTATTGTATCCGGAGATTTATATATAGATTTAAACAAATATGAAGTTCAAAAAAATGGGAAAGTTTTAGATTTAACCCTAAGAGAATTTGAACTATTAAAATTTTTAGCTCAACGAAGTGAACAGGTATTTTCGAGAGAGCAACTTTTGCAAGAGGTCTGGGGATATGAATATTATGGGGACATACGAACTGTTGATGTAACGGTGAGGAGATTGCGAGAAAAAATAGAGGATGGAAATGGAGATTATAAATATATACTTACAAAACGAGGGATAGGATACTACTTCAGGAGGGGCTAA
- a CDS encoding calcium-translocating P-type ATPase, SERCA-type, with amino-acid sequence MNWYKESIESTLEKLDTDRYKGLSEEESKKRIEKYGLNELKEKDKKSFLSKLIAQFNDFLVIILIVASIVSMLVGEKTDALIIIAIVIVNAILGLVQEGKAEKSLEALKKMASPYGKVLRDGHVIHIPSNKIVPGDVVLLEAGDIIPADLRLIESYNLKVEEASLTGESVPVDKDGEKVISEDAGIGDRTNTAYMSTVVTYGRGKGIVVGTGENTEIGKIATMIQTYEEEATPLQKKLNQLGKYLGMGCIVICALVFLMGIIEGENILDMFMVSVSLAVAAIPEGLPAVVTIVLALGMNKMVKRNAIVKRLLAVETLGCTTTICSDKTGTLTQNEMTVVKTYTINNLTSVTGKGYAPEGEFISEKAKIVPQENKDLNLLLSINVLCNDATLELSQDNIYKIVGDPTEGALVTLAEKGNLKKKDMMDKYPRIAEIPFDSDRKMMTTFHENYPIGKIVSFTKGAPDIIVDRCNRVYINGEIRPLTEEIKKNILEMNNSFSRDALRVLASSCNIYDELPKDLSSENIENNLIFVGLVGMIDPPRNEAIESIKSCKNAGINTIMITGDYKETAFAVAKELGLAENIEEAVTGEDLNKMSDEELKEKVKNIKIYARVSPEHKVRIVNALKSNGEIVAMTGDGVNDALALKKADIGVSMGITGTDVAKNTADVILTDDNFASIVSAVEEGRIIYSNIRKFVFFLLSCNIGEILIVFLSLLFNVPVPLIPIQLLWLNLVTDSFPALALGVERGEPDIMNNSPRDPKESILNKSMIVGIAIQSIAITVAVLLAYRWGLKVYGYDNLIMPRTIAFTTLILSELIRSFSSRSERYTLFKIGFFTNKTIIYANLISLLLLFVVLYIPFLQTVFKIDTMAWREWSVVLRFCLIPIIAGELNKVTLKSIHQKN; translated from the coding sequence ATGAACTGGTACAAGGAAAGTATCGAAAGTACCCTGGAAAAATTGGATACTGATCGATACAAAGGATTAAGCGAAGAAGAAAGTAAAAAGAGAATAGAAAAATACGGTTTAAACGAACTAAAAGAAAAAGATAAAAAAAGCTTTCTATCCAAGTTAATCGCTCAATTTAATGATTTTTTAGTTATTATATTAATTGTTGCCAGTATTGTATCTATGCTGGTAGGTGAAAAAACAGACGCATTAATAATAATTGCTATAGTTATTGTCAATGCCATATTAGGTCTGGTGCAAGAAGGAAAGGCAGAAAAGTCATTAGAAGCTCTTAAAAAGATGGCTTCTCCTTACGGAAAAGTATTAAGAGATGGACATGTCATCCATATTCCTTCAAATAAAATTGTTCCCGGCGATGTTGTTCTTCTTGAAGCCGGAGATATTATTCCCGCTGATTTGAGACTTATAGAAAGTTATAATCTCAAAGTTGAAGAAGCTTCCCTTACAGGAGAATCCGTTCCTGTAGATAAGGATGGGGAGAAAGTTATATCTGAAGATGCCGGCATCGGAGACAGAACAAATACAGCCTATATGAGTACAGTAGTAACTTATGGAAGAGGAAAAGGTATAGTAGTGGGAACAGGAGAAAATACAGAAATAGGAAAAATCGCTACAATGATACAAACCTATGAGGAAGAAGCAACTCCTCTACAGAAAAAACTGAATCAATTGGGTAAATATTTAGGAATGGGATGTATAGTTATATGTGCATTAGTATTTTTAATGGGAATAATTGAGGGAGAAAACATCTTAGATATGTTTATGGTCTCCGTCAGTTTGGCTGTCGCAGCTATTCCTGAAGGACTTCCTGCAGTAGTAACCATAGTCCTTGCATTGGGAATGAACAAAATGGTTAAAAGGAATGCTATAGTAAAAAGGCTCCTTGCAGTGGAAACCTTAGGGTGTACTACAACTATATGTTCAGATAAGACAGGTACTTTGACTCAAAATGAAATGACCGTAGTAAAAACTTATACCATTAATAATTTAACTTCTGTAACAGGTAAGGGATATGCTCCTGAAGGAGAATTTATATCCGAAAAAGCTAAAATTGTTCCTCAGGAAAATAAAGATTTAAATTTACTTTTATCTATCAATGTTTTATGTAACGATGCTACCCTTGAATTGTCTCAGGATAATATCTATAAAATAGTAGGTGATCCAACAGAAGGGGCATTGGTTACTCTTGCTGAGAAAGGTAATCTCAAAAAGAAAGACATGATGGATAAATATCCCAGAATAGCAGAAATACCTTTTGATTCAGATAGGAAGATGATGACTACATTCCATGAAAATTATCCTATTGGAAAGATAGTATCCTTCACAAAGGGTGCTCCCGACATAATTGTTGACAGGTGTAATAGGGTTTATATAAATGGAGAAATCAGACCTTTAACGGAGGAAATCAAAAAAAATATACTTGAAATGAACAATTCTTTTTCAAGAGATGCATTAAGAGTCTTAGCTTCCAGTTGCAATATTTATGATGAACTCCCCAAGGATTTAAGCTCAGAAAATATAGAAAATAACTTGATATTTGTAGGTCTGGTTGGAATGATCGATCCGCCGAGAAATGAAGCTATAGAATCCATTAAATCATGTAAAAATGCCGGAATTAACACCATAATGATTACGGGGGACTATAAGGAAACTGCCTTTGCAGTGGCTAAAGAACTGGGATTGGCCGAAAATATAGAAGAAGCCGTAACAGGTGAAGATCTAAATAAAATGAGTGACGAAGAATTAAAAGAAAAAGTAAAGAATATTAAAATATATGCCAGAGTTTCGCCTGAACATAAAGTAAGAATAGTTAATGCTTTAAAAAGCAACGGAGAAATTGTTGCTATGACCGGAGACGGAGTAAATGACGCATTAGCTCTTAAAAAAGCCGACATCGGGGTTTCCATGGGAATTACAGGAACCGATGTGGCAAAAAACACAGCGGATGTTATACTTACTGATGATAATTTTGCAAGTATCGTTTCAGCAGTAGAGGAAGGAAGAATAATATACTCTAATATTAGAAAATTCGTCTTCTTTCTGTTATCCTGTAATATTGGTGAAATACTCATAGTATTCTTAAGCCTATTATTTAATGTTCCTGTACCTCTAATTCCTATACAGCTTTTGTGGCTAAATTTAGTTACCGATAGCTTCCCTGCATTAGCATTGGGAGTAGAAAGAGGAGAACCGGATATAATGAACAATTCTCCAAGAGATCCTAAAGAGTCTATACTGAATAAGTCCATGATTGTAGGAATTGCAATTCAAAGTATAGCTATAACTGTTGCAGTACTTTTAGCATACAGATGGGGGTTGAAAGTTTATGGATATGACAATTTAATTATGCCAAGAACCATAGCCTTTACAACCCTTATACTTTCTGAACTGATAAGGTCATTTTCAAGCAGGTCGGAAAGATACACCCTGTTTAAAATAGGTTTCTTTACAAATAAGACCATAATATATGCAAATTTGATTTCTTTATTGCTTCTGTTTGTAGTATTATACATCCCATTCTTGCAGACTGTATTTAAAATCGATACAATGGCTTGGAGAGAATGGAGTGTTGTATTAAGATTCTGTCTTATACCTATTATAGCCGGAGAATTAAATAAAGTCACATTAAAAAGTATACATCAAAAAAATTAA
- a CDS encoding peptidoglycan DD-metalloendopeptidase family protein: protein MEDPNRFKDSNILKEKWIFFLDKLKGLKNLTINKISGSVNNLKDRTNNIKFKDDLKRKFNIKKFNIRHISLKKVLPIFMVIVISTFGLTIYKINEVRTRAYAVYLGEDKIGTVRTKEEVSDIMNEIQNKLQNTYNMDVLINKDLDFQNVHSKDKELSSHDDLRKAINSKLTFLVGGYALLINEKEVGVLKSKQEAENIIKRFKESFNNAKNENSNIEKINLLENVKTTKVMTFMPQIKTEDEVLAVIEKGTDEVKEHIVEAGESYWTIAKEYNMTVDNLIKANPGVDPEKVYPGDKVNLIVPKPLLTAVTVEEVNYTESLNYDTKIELNSSMYKNEKKTKVEGKEGKSQVVAQIIKHNGVEVEKKIIKEEVIEKPLDEVIVKGTKEVPKTIATGVFRLPTRGFISSRYGMRNGRMHKGVDLAAKTGTSIVAADGGKVTFSGYSGDYGNLIIINHGNGYITKYGHCSKLLVKKGDKVYKGQKIAQVGSTGRTTGPHLHFEVLKNGVNKNPLNYLN from the coding sequence GTGGAAGATCCTAATAGATTTAAAGATAGTAATATCCTTAAAGAAAAATGGATATTTTTTCTTGATAAGTTGAAAGGACTAAAGAACTTAACGATAAATAAGATTTCAGGTAGTGTTAATAATTTAAAAGATAGAACAAATAATATTAAGTTTAAAGACGATTTGAAAAGAAAATTTAATATTAAAAAATTTAATATAAGACATATTAGTTTAAAAAAAGTTCTTCCTATTTTTATGGTAATTGTCATTTCAACTTTTGGATTAACAATTTATAAGATCAATGAAGTGAGGACAAGAGCTTATGCAGTATATTTGGGAGAGGATAAAATAGGAACAGTTAGAACAAAAGAAGAAGTTTCGGATATAATGAATGAAATCCAGAATAAACTTCAAAATACATATAATATGGATGTGCTGATAAATAAAGATTTGGATTTTCAAAATGTCCATTCAAAGGATAAAGAATTAAGTTCTCATGATGATCTAAGAAAGGCTATAAATTCTAAGTTAACTTTTCTTGTCGGAGGGTATGCTCTATTAATTAATGAAAAAGAAGTAGGAGTTTTAAAATCAAAACAGGAAGCAGAAAATATTATAAAGAGATTTAAAGAAAGCTTCAATAATGCAAAGAATGAAAATTCCAATATTGAAAAAATTAATTTGTTGGAAAATGTGAAGACTACTAAAGTTATGACATTTATGCCTCAGATAAAAACCGAAGATGAAGTTTTGGCTGTTATAGAGAAGGGAACGGATGAGGTTAAAGAACATATAGTAGAAGCTGGAGAGAGCTATTGGACTATAGCTAAAGAGTATAATATGACTGTTGATAATTTGATAAAGGCAAATCCTGGCGTTGATCCGGAAAAAGTTTACCCAGGCGATAAAGTTAATTTGATAGTTCCAAAACCCCTTCTTACGGCAGTTACAGTAGAAGAGGTGAACTATACTGAAAGTTTAAACTATGATACAAAGATAGAATTAAATAGTTCTATGTATAAAAATGAAAAGAAGACAAAGGTAGAAGGAAAAGAAGGAAAGAGCCAAGTTGTAGCACAAATTATAAAACATAACGGAGTAGAAGTAGAAAAGAAAATAATAAAAGAAGAAGTAATAGAAAAACCATTGGATGAAGTAATAGTTAAAGGTACAAAAGAAGTTCCTAAGACTATAGCGACGGGGGTATTCCGATTACCTACAAGAGGATTTATTTCTTCAAGGTATGGTATGAGAAATGGAAGAATGCACAAAGGAGTAGACTTAGCAGCTAAGACTGGAACTTCTATTGTTGCTGCTGATGGGGGAAAAGTTACCTTTAGTGGTTATAGTGGTGATTATGGTAATTTGATTATAATAAATCACGGAAACGGTTATATAACAAAATATGGGCATTGTAGTAAATTACTTGTTAAAAAGGGTGATAAAGTTTATAAAGGACAAAAAATTGCCCAGGTAGGAAGTACAGGAAGAACTACCGGACCTCATTTACATTTTGAAGTACTTAAAAATGGGGTTAATAAAAATCCTTTGAATTATTTAAATTAA
- a CDS encoding S8 family peptidase, whose amino-acid sequence MEKTNKPKLCPILSAKISSQSIEKLPVIIQMKDNNADNINNLAYGLEGEKKKELPLIKGIACNLTTDLIYKLAEDPNIEYISFDSKVFALLDVATKSIDSKYPHDQGYLGQGITIAVVDTGVAPHNDLIKPNNRIVGFKDFVNNKTTPYDDNGHGTHVSGILAGNGYSSQKKYQGVAPEASILGVKVLDESGSGNTSDIIDAISWIIKTKNEYNTKIINLSLGSPANNPCSSDPLCKAVEQAVNNGICVVVAAGNSGPASKTILSPGISPNVITVGAMNDRRTSGTPKNTIPSFSSRGPTKEGLNKPDLVAPGVNIMSLSNTRLDGYISLSGTSMATPLVSGSIALILQKQKNLSPKEIKNILMDSCVDLKDNQENQGSGMVNLKKIFHSSQENNLENSLEKETPFSNYPHKDNFTEKIIILLIIFLLLDRNV is encoded by the coding sequence ATGGAAAAAACGAATAAACCTAAACTTTGTCCTATATTGAGCGCAAAAATATCATCTCAGTCAATAGAAAAGCTGCCTGTTATAATTCAGATGAAAGACAATAATGCTGATAATATAAACAATTTGGCTTATGGACTGGAAGGTGAGAAGAAGAAAGAATTGCCCTTGATTAAGGGAATTGCATGTAATTTAACCACAGACCTTATATACAAATTAGCGGAAGACCCAAATATTGAGTATATAAGTTTTGATTCAAAAGTTTTTGCTCTTCTCGATGTTGCTACAAAATCAATAGATTCTAAATATCCCCATGACCAAGGATATTTAGGTCAAGGAATCACTATTGCCGTAGTAGATACAGGGGTTGCTCCTCACAACGATTTAATTAAACCTAATAACAGAATTGTTGGCTTTAAGGATTTTGTGAACAATAAAACCACCCCTTATGATGATAATGGTCATGGAACCCATGTTTCCGGTATATTAGCAGGCAATGGATATTCTTCGCAAAAAAAATATCAAGGTGTCGCCCCTGAAGCATCCATATTAGGAGTAAAGGTTCTGGATGAAAGCGGAAGTGGAAATACTTCCGATATAATCGATGCAATTTCCTGGATAATAAAAACAAAGAATGAATATAATACAAAAATAATAAATTTATCTTTAGGTAGCCCTGCAAATAATCCATGTTCCTCAGATCCTCTTTGTAAAGCCGTAGAGCAAGCTGTAAATAATGGAATATGCGTTGTTGTCGCAGCAGGAAATAGTGGTCCTGCCTCTAAAACCATATTATCCCCTGGAATAAGTCCTAACGTCATTACGGTAGGAGCCATGAATGATAGACGAACTTCTGGTACTCCTAAAAATACTATACCCTCTTTCTCAAGCAGAGGGCCTACAAAAGAAGGGTTAAATAAACCCGATCTTGTAGCTCCGGGAGTAAATATAATGTCTTTATCAAATACACGTCTTGATGGATATATTTCCTTAAGCGGAACCAGTATGGCAACTCCTCTTGTATCTGGAAGTATAGCTTTGATACTGCAAAAACAAAAAAATTTATCTCCTAAAGAAATCAAAAATATACTTATGGATTCTTGTGTTGATTTAAAAGATAATCAAGAAAATCAAGGCTCTGGAATGGTCAATTTAAAGAAAATATTTCATTCTTCGCAGGAAAATAATCTCGAAAATTCATTAGAAAAGGAAACTCCTTTTTCTAATTATCCTCACAAAGACAATTTTACAGAAAAAATTATCATTTTATTGATAATATTCTTACTTCTTGACAGGAATGTTTAA
- a CDS encoding YkuS family protein, protein MGKKVAVQDSLNEIKDELKRRGYNIISMEDGVESDAIVYMNEGNETPYIGDYDYNDELDSYNKGAILINANNKSIDEIDKIIKNRIYTPLF, encoded by the coding sequence ATGGGGAAAAAGGTGGCAGTTCAAGACAGTTTAAATGAAATTAAGGACGAACTAAAACGCCGGGGATACAATATTATTTCTATGGAAGACGGAGTAGAGTCGGATGCTATAGTATATATGAATGAAGGAAATGAGACACCTTATATTGGAGATTATGATTATAATGATGAGCTCGATAGTTATAATAAAGGAGCAATACTTATAAATGCAAATAATAAATCTATAGACGAAATAGATAAGATAATTAAGAATAGAATTTACACTCCATTATTTTAA
- a CDS encoding diacylglycerol/lipid kinase family protein, translating to MIMDSILFIINPIAGNGRAKSLISIIKSTMEENKKKYDISITHAPKEAIKIAKEGISKGHKIIVAVGGDGTINEVATGIMRGGKGILGIIPGGTGNDLARTLKIPENPREALRLILIGNSKKIDTCFVNNNLFLNIASIGLDSEVIKNIWEIRSRINGRISYVIGFIRTLLSYKYKILEIEIDNMHLNEEVILAAIGNGKYYGGGMKICPSAIIEDGYFNVCVIRRINIVKLFLVFPSIFWGEHIKFRKYVNIYKGKEIKIKGLERLWLNIDGELKEIGEEASFTINNKGLNVVCE from the coding sequence ATGATAATGGATAGCATACTTTTTATTATAAATCCCATAGCAGGGAATGGAAGAGCAAAAAGCTTGATTTCAATAATTAAGAGTACAATGGAAGAAAACAAAAAAAAATATGATATCAGCATAACACATGCTCCAAAAGAAGCAATAAAAATTGCTAAGGAAGGTATTTCTAAGGGGCATAAAATTATAGTTGCTGTAGGAGGAGACGGAACCATTAATGAAGTCGCTACGGGAATAATGAGAGGCGGAAAGGGAATTTTAGGAATTATTCCTGGGGGGACCGGAAATGATCTTGCAAGGACATTAAAAATTCCTGAAAACCCAAGAGAAGCCTTAAGGTTAATCCTAATAGGGAACTCAAAGAAAATTGATACATGCTTTGTAAATAATAATCTTTTTTTAAATATTGCAAGTATAGGCTTAGATTCCGAAGTAATTAAAAATATTTGGGAAATTAGGTCAAGAATAAATGGCAGGATATCTTATGTAATAGGCTTTATAAGAACTTTATTAAGTTATAAATATAAAATATTAGAAATTGAAATAGATAACATGCACTTAAATGAGGAAGTTATTCTTGCGGCAATTGGAAATGGAAAATATTATGGCGGAGGAATGAAAATTTGTCCTTCTGCTATAATAGAGGATGGTTATTTTAATGTTTGTGTTATAAGAAGAATAAATATTGTTAAGTTATTTTTGGTTTTTCCTTCAATTTTTTGGGGAGAACATATAAAATTTAGAAAATATGTAAATATTTATAAAGGAAAGGAAATAAAAATTAAGGGTTTAGAAAGATTATGGCTAAATATAGATGGAGAATTAAAGGAAATAGGTGAAGAAGCATCTTTTACCATCAACAATAAGGGATTAAACGTTGTTTGTGAATAA
- a CDS encoding peptidase MA family metallohydrolase, whose translation MKKVLFYTSVFLIFMFLVFICNSYFKIWFYPLTKMAISEKILRRTEEYNVLYTKNFNIKFKESDSEWAKTTGEILEENYNYICKQFEYYPQERVTVIIYEDGKTLMDIIGLNKGQPPVGAYTCGIISILSPRAWIDERENMEDIYRENTPAVHEFVHFIIDGKTKGNYPEWLTEGIALYMEKATIGFSWEMGKGQTKGITLEDLNKNFEGIDQKIAYRKSYEVLKDIIDNYGFDKLNALLDDLSQGHNINSSVNTVLKVNIKDIE comes from the coding sequence TTGAAGAAAGTTCTGTTTTATACTTCGGTTTTTTTAATATTTATGTTTCTTGTTTTCATTTGCAACAGCTATTTTAAAATATGGTTTTATCCTCTAACGAAAATGGCTATAAGTGAAAAGATACTTAGAAGAACGGAAGAATATAACGTTTTATATACAAAAAATTTTAATATTAAATTTAAAGAATCAGACAGTGAATGGGCAAAAACTACAGGGGAAATTTTAGAAGAAAATTATAATTATATTTGTAAGCAGTTCGAGTATTATCCTCAGGAGAGGGTTACGGTGATTATTTATGAAGATGGGAAAACGCTGATGGATATAATAGGCTTAAATAAGGGGCAGCCCCCGGTAGGAGCATATACCTGCGGAATAATAAGTATTCTTTCTCCAAGAGCATGGATTGATGAACGAGAGAATATGGAGGATATATATAGAGAAAATACTCCTGCAGTTCATGAGTTTGTTCATTTTATAATAGACGGTAAGACCAAGGGAAATTATCCTGAATGGCTTACAGAGGGAATTGCTCTTTATATGGAGAAGGCAACTATAGGGTTTTCATGGGAAATGGGGAAAGGTCAAACAAAAGGAATTACATTAGAGGATTTAAATAAAAACTTTGAAGGAATAGATCAAAAAATTGCTTACAGAAAATCTTATGAAGTATTAAAAGATATAATAGATAATTACGGATTTGATAAACTTAATGCCTTGTTAGACGATCTCTCCCAGGGGCACAATATTAATTCTTCGGTTAATACTGTTCTTAAAGTTAATATCAAAGATATAGAATAA
- a CDS encoding ATP-binding protein has translation MFSSIKWKFILVYFLLVFIAMVIVAVFIIQRTETKQLEHITDTMNQHVETIISASSYITEDDWTSVRGEIQKTINEWRLDGRETLYVINNADVPTIIASTSKNYDTANVQNALSYKSLDPTLILKALDGKKNEGLKTDFNENIKTKHIAYPVFNEVGKVKGILYMTSDLSDVYQTIDEFKTILTNATLLALGITIFLGFLIANSITGPIKDVTVKAEKMAKGDFEQFVQVKSDDEIGQLANMFNYLTLKLKSTIEEMDVERSKLNTILKYMTDGVVAIDTDGNIIHVNPIASKVLGLNYDDIQDSKKTIPFPEDKISIKMFEKGKTDKIEGDKIIEIHDEVYKMGYAPFKNEKNNIAGLIIVFQDITKEHKLDNMRKEFVANVSHELKTPITTIKSYTETLMNGYDLDRELSNKFFSVIDNECDRMARIVSDLLQLSNLDYNKTKWKKVNLSVKKVIDDVCLKLEPLIEDKGHTLSIDIEKDISDIVADKDGIEQVILNVLSNSIKYTPNNGEIRIKARQENDKVIISVKDNGIGIPDEDQKRIFERFYRVDKARSRELGGTGLGLSIAKQIIEEHKGNIILKSKYKEGTEVDIILPLNKDV, from the coding sequence ATGTTTTCAAGCATTAAATGGAAATTTATATTAGTATATTTTTTATTGGTATTTATTGCTATGGTTATAGTAGCAGTATTTATAATTCAAAGAACCGAAACCAAGCAATTGGAACATATTACTGATACTATGAACCAGCATGTAGAAACAATTATTTCAGCTTCCAGCTATATTACAGAAGATGATTGGACAAGTGTAAGAGGAGAAATTCAAAAGACTATCAATGAATGGAGATTAGACGGAAGAGAAACTTTATATGTAATAAATAATGCAGATGTACCGACTATAATTGCATCTACATCTAAAAACTATGATACGGCAAATGTTCAAAACGCATTATCGTATAAATCCCTTGATCCAACATTAATACTTAAGGCATTAGATGGGAAGAAGAATGAAGGATTAAAAACCGATTTTAATGAGAATATCAAAACAAAGCATATTGCTTATCCTGTGTTTAATGAAGTGGGTAAAGTCAAAGGAATATTATATATGACCAGTGATTTGTCAGATGTATATCAAACGATAGATGAGTTTAAGACTATTTTGACTAATGCTACCCTTCTTGCATTAGGAATAACGATATTTTTAGGATTTTTAATAGCAAACAGTATCACAGGACCCATTAAGGATGTTACTGTGAAGGCAGAAAAGATGGCTAAGGGAGATTTTGAACAATTTGTTCAAGTTAAATCCGATGATGAGATAGGACAACTTGCTAATATGTTTAATTATTTAACATTGAAACTTAAATCAACTATTGAAGAAATGGATGTAGAAAGAAGTAAACTGAACACCATACTTAAATATATGACAGATGGGGTAGTGGCAATAGATACAGACGGAAATATAATCCATGTCAATCCTATAGCATCTAAAGTTTTGGGGTTAAATTATGATGATATTCAGGATTCTAAAAAAACAATACCTTTTCCTGAAGATAAAATAAGTATTAAAATGTTTGAGAAAGGAAAAACCGATAAAATTGAAGGCGATAAAATAATTGAAATACACGATGAAGTATATAAAATGGGATATGCTCCCTTTAAAAATGAAAAAAATAATATTGCAGGATTGATTATAGTGTTTCAAGACATAACTAAGGAACATAAATTAGATAATATGAGAAAGGAATTTGTGGCAAATGTTTCTCATGAATTAAAGACTCCTATCACTACTATTAAAAGCTATACGGAAACTTTAATGAATGGTTATGATTTGGACAGAGAGCTTTCTAACAAATTTTTTTCTGTAATAGATAATGAATGTGATAGGATGGCAAGGATTGTAAGCGATTTACTTCAATTATCAAATCTTGATTATAACAAAACAAAATGGAAGAAAGTTAATTTATCTGTTAAAAAGGTAATAGATGATGTCTGTCTAAAATTAGAACCTTTGATTGAGGATAAAGGTCATACTCTTTCGATTGATATTGAAAAAGATATATCAGATATTGTTGCTGATAAAGACGGCATTGAACAGGTAATATTGAATGTGCTGTCAAATTCCATAAAATATACTCCTAATAATGGGGAAATTAGAATTAAAGCGAGACAGGAAAATGATAAAGTAATTATAAGCGTTAAAGACAATGGAATAGGGATACCTGACGAGGATCAAAAAAGAATATTTGAAAGGTTTTACAGAGTAGATAAGGCAAGAAGCAGGGAATTGGGAGGAACAGGATTGGGACTTTCCATTGCTAAGCAAATAATAGAAGAACATAAGGGGAACATTATATTAAAAAGCAAATATAAAGAAGGAACGGAAGTAGATATAATATTACCATTAAATAAAGATGTGTAA